Proteins found in one Acomys russatus chromosome 31, mAcoRus1.1, whole genome shotgun sequence genomic segment:
- the LOC127183616 gene encoding 60S ribosomal protein L17-like, producing the protein MRIQKATKCLKDVTLKKLCEPFQWYNGRVGRCTQVEQWSWTQGWWSRKNAEFLLQNALQMQNNSQLKGLYVDTLVIEHTQVNKSPKMHRTYRAHGQINPHMSSPCHIKMILTEKEQIVPKPEEEVAQKKKISQKKLKKQN; encoded by the coding sequence ATGCGTATCCAAAAAGCCACTAAATGTCTGAAAGATGTCACTTTAAAGAAGCTATGTGAGCCATTCCAGTGGTATAATGGTAGAGTTGGGAGGTGCACCCAGGTCGAACAATGGAGCTGGACTCAGGGTTGGTGGTCAAGAAAGAATGCTGAATTTTTGCTGCAGAATGCATTACAAATgcagaataattctcaacttaaGGGTTTATATGTAGATACTCTAGTCATTGAACATACCCAGGTAAACAAGTCACCTAAGATGCACCGAACTTACAGAGCCCATGGCCAGATTAACCCGCACATGAGCTCCCCCTGCCACATTAAGATGATCCTCACTGAAAAGGAGCAAATTGttccaaagccagaagaggaggttGCGCAGAAGAAAAAGATATcccagaagaaactgaaaaaacaaaactga